The following proteins come from a genomic window of Sorghum bicolor cultivar BTx623 chromosome 3, Sorghum_bicolor_NCBIv3, whole genome shotgun sequence:
- the LOC110433273 gene encoding uncharacterized protein LOC110433273 has protein sequence MQRHFKLEDGIDQDYADTVVAASARTRVSEMHYDVRVQTVINYYATRLGQRKTKAEAREIDLTREQYMDEEMRAWWCANCPDAWEAMVDKWLDPVFREAHRAAQERRRRMPGVAHHQGNRSLSGYAQAWVRGNVSIHSIMPHL, from the exons ATGCAGCGCCACTTCAAACTAGAGGATGGAATTGACCAGGACTATGCCGACACCGTGGTTGCCGCGTCTGCAAGGACGCGCGTCAGTGAGATGCACTACGACGTGCGCGTCCAGACCGTCATCAACTACTATGCGACgaggcttggacagaggaagaccAAGGCGGAGGCAAGGGAAATAGATTTGACCCGTGAGCAGTACATGGATGAAGAG ATGAGGGCCTGGTGGTGCGCTAACTGTCCTGACGCCTGGGAGGCGATGGTGGACAAGTGGCTGGACCCCGTGTTTCGTGAGGCGCACAGGGCGGCCCAGGAAAGGCGTCGACGTATGCCTGGTGTAGCACACCATCAGGGGAACCGCAGCCTCTCTGGATACGCACAAGCATGGGTACGTGGTAATGTTTCAATTCATTCAATTATGCCTCATTTGTAA
- the LOC8075318 gene encoding uncharacterized protein LOC8075318, whose translation MEEVAVSPMVAAAVVLDNNGADTVSSTTIPSVTVSIEEKEEINGDVPTITSAASNEFELFTTPVSSRSPSTRKKRGAFGLFRAMFLSFGRSDSIKKTGGDTTSPKKRAIAADAVDYKPAGDESPSWKNIVDSMRPLRLRGQELEYYPPPPPLGHADVYHDVILPPPSPARSGFEFEEVGMTSRYASADDLHQMDSADDEEVALAAEGGNDGDSSCPHAIDMQAEEFIAKFYEQFKSESFKGCTSE comes from the coding sequence ATGGAGGAAGTAGCTGTTTCCCCCATGGTCGCTGCCGCCGTAGTGCTTGATAACAATGGCGCCGACACGGTCTCCAGCACTACCATCCCTAGCGTAACAGTAAGCATAGAGGAGAAAGAAGAGATCAATGGGGACGTTCCCACGATCACCTCGGCCGCAAGCAACGAATTTGAGTTGTTCACCACTCCCGTCTCCTCCAGGAGCCCTTCCACTCGCAAGAAGCGCGGCGCGTTCGGCCTCTTCAGGGCGATGTTCCTGTCCTTTGGCCGGAGCGACAGCATTAAGAAGACGGGCGGCGACACCACGAGCCCCAAGAAGAGAGCCATCGCGGCTGATGCTGTCGACTACAAGCCCGCCGGTGACGAGTCACCGTCGTGGAAGAACATCGTGGACAGCATGCGCCCGCTCCGCCTCCGCGGGCAGGAGCTGGAGTactacccgccgccgccgccgctgggccACGCCGACGTGTACCATGACGTGATCCTACCACCGCCGTCGCCGGCACGGTCCGGCTTCGAGTTCGAGGAGGTGGGCATGACCAGCCGCTACGCGTCCGCTGATGATCTTCACCAGATGGACAGCGCCGACGACGAAGAGGTTGCCCTGGCGGCGGAAGGTGGCAACGACGGTGACAGCAGTTGCCCACACGCCATTGACATGCAGGCGGAGGAGTTCATCGCCAAGTTCTACGAGCAGTTCAAGTCAGAATCATTCAAGGGCTGTACGTCCGAGTGA